A window of Asterias amurensis chromosome 10, ASM3211899v1 genomic DNA:
atctttgctaagcaagaattggGTGGAGTACCAGTTGAAGCAATGCAAactgtattttggctggtgacccatttctgctaagcaataaatGTCTGTTCTTAGCAAGTTTGTTTATGCTTTGCTTTAGTGAATATAGGCCCTGTTGGTGTGCGGCGTAAATTGGGAGGCCATAATAAATGGTAAATGTCTTCCCtgaaaatgtttgttgtgaCCTCGCTCTCAGTCCGAGGTCAAAAGGCAAGAAACCTTGATGGCGATACTTGGGATGTACTAGGACGAAGAGGGTCCATTGACATTAATCCCCGTATCCTCGGACTCAGCTTGCTTGGCTAACCATTCGCGAACCATCCTCTCTCGTTCCTTCTTACCTTCGGCAATGTTCGGCAACTCGGTCGAGCCTACCACGAACGTGGCTCGGTACGCACGCTCGTAAAGTCCTTCGTACGAGTCTACTCCTTCGGAGAGTAAACTGACCCGACTACCGGCATGGGAGTCGGTCTGGGTTGGGGTGGATACTTGGACCGAACACAGGGATAAATGACTCGGGCATCGCAGTGGGTCCGGGAGCTGTTGGTGAAGTTGCCTCATGAAAGATGGCGACTCGTGGTCCCCCTGCCTCAAATCACCGCAACTTTTGCTCAGGCTCTCCACGGCGCTCCGTTCAACGGAGAGGAATTTCTTAGAGCGTGGCGAACCGGTTGACACCTCCCGCTCCTGCTTGGGGTTAGAATAGTTGTCGTTTGAGTTCACGTCTAAACTACTCAACGATTTGTGATTGTCCATGACGAGTGATATCGG
This region includes:
- the LOC139943003 gene encoding uncharacterized protein, whose product is MPSVQDVLAHQARDDRLSFYSSPRFCRRSRLDNELVREKPDEFGWLRAFDPKRCVSSKLPPVMASSKTPPRPASACMIGRTRTQSDADTASLSDKDCSNSIPRTPPIDGGKSTTNPTQRRNRRPISLVMDNHKSLSSLDVNSNDNYSNPKQEREVSTGSPRSKKFLSVERSAVESLSKSCGDLRQGDHESPSFMRQLHQQLPDPLRCPSHLSLCSVQVSTPTQTDSHAGSRVSLLSEGVDSYEGLYERAYRATFVVGSTELPNIAEGKKERERMVREWLAKQAESEDTGINVNGPSSS